In one window of Megalopta genalis isolate 19385.01 chromosome 4, iyMegGena1_principal, whole genome shotgun sequence DNA:
- the LOC143259373 gene encoding LOW QUALITY PROTEIN: odorant receptor Or1-like (The sequence of the model RefSeq protein was modified relative to this genomic sequence to represent the inferred CDS: substituted 1 base at 1 genomic stop codon), whose protein sequence is MPTLRYASTVLTMIGCHRPPSWRSGPVKFLYKTYGITVLILVQTLTLVAVLDIVFNVQNQDEFSDNLILTLPMLITCCKFCSFLTRGHSIMLLISTLQQKPYLPDNTDEMNIETKYNKHNEKITRVYILLCEVCIMMMLATALMTNGRKLGFRLWIPFDYSAPAVYAVIFFLQAVSVSIAALMNLTYDALFSGLMFCIYSQLEILGLRLQNVMKNGKESATECARHHNFLYEFAAKVNEDFQVVVCVQFMASMTIICFTLYRITQTDLGERLASTLVYALCMLVQIFYYCWYGNEVKRKSLEVPDWIFASNWTSLDDHTKKTLLMIMMRATFPIKFTTARILSVNIDSFMSVLKTSYSVYNVLQXRYPDRL, encoded by the exons ATGCCAACGCTGCGATACGCGTCCACTGTTCTGACAATGATAGGCTGTCATCGACCACCCTCGTGGAGATCCGGGCCCGTCAAGTTCCTGTACAAAACGTACGGAATCACGGTGTTGATTCTCGTACAGACCCTGACGCTGGTAGCTGTTCTAGATATAGTATTCAACGTGCAGAATCAGGATGAGTTCAGCGACAACCTCATCTTGACCCTTCCGATGCTGATCACCTGCTGCAAGTTCTGCAGCTTTCTCACTCGTGGGCATAGTATCATGCTTCTGATCAGCACTCTACAGCAGAAACCCTACCTGCCTGATAATACAGATGAGATGAATATCGAGACGAAATACAACAAACACAATGA GAAAATAACACGCGTGTACATATTATTATGCGAGGTCTGTATAATGATGATGCTTGCCACCGCGCTGATGACAAACGGGAGGAAGTTGGGGTTTCGTTTGTGGATCCCGTTCGACTACTCGGCTCCGGCTGTGTACGCTGTCATTTTCTTTCTGCAAGCCGTGAGTGTATCCATTGCCGCACTTATGAACCTCACTTACGATGCTCTGTTCAGCGGCCTGATGTTCTGCATATACAGCCAGCTGGAGATTCTCGGGCTCCGATTGCAGAACGTCATGAAAAATGGCAAGGAGTCGGCGACAGAATGCGCTCGCCATCACAACTTTCTGTACGA ATTTGCAGCGAAGGTGAACGAAGACTTTCAAGTAGTAGTATGCGTTCAGTTTATGGCGAGTATGACAATCATCTGCTTCACACTGTATCGAATCACGCAAACTGATTTAGGCGAGAGGCTGGCGTCGACGCTAGTGTATGCGTTGTGCATGCTGGTGCAGATATTTTACTACTGTTGGTATGGGAACGAAGTCAAACGAAAG AGCCTGGAGGTGCCGGATTGGATTTTCGCTAGCAACTGGACCAGTTTGGACGACCACACCAAGAAGACTCTACTGATGATTATGATGAGGGCCACGTTTCCTATCAAGTTCACGACTGCTCGCATTCTGTCGGTGAACATTGACTCCTTCATGTCG GTATTGAAAACTTCGTACTCGGTGTATAACGTGCTTCAGTAAAGGTACCCTGATCGATTATGA